In Ischnura elegans chromosome 9, ioIscEleg1.1, whole genome shotgun sequence, the following proteins share a genomic window:
- the LOC124165605 gene encoding carnosine N-methyltransferase, translated as MDSTQDEKEEREHFLRIVRAFKHYKAHSLDRIARTERFLAKLPHRHRGLLARYSEHLANLKTCVENNDKIIKKITKDVSTIFENSHLVDSKLAVSSPSAQPSPADMEKVQATLKQFVRDWSEEGKLERQACYQPIIDELEKYYPESVRSKQEHRVLVPGAGLGRLAYEIASRGFMCQGNEFSLFMLFGSNFILNRCEGPNTLQVHPWVHQSVNCLNSADQTRGVRFPDVNPSCLPPHAHFSMAAGDFLEIYTENDYWDCVATCFFIDCANNIVAFIETIYKIIKPGGIWINLGPLLYHFADMLGEESIEPSYELVKEVILGIGFIIEKEETGVKTTYAQNPYSLLKYEYDSVFLVCRKPEQSFSYTNGTQEEVEDSDFEESQPA; from the exons ATGGATAGCACCCAggacgaaaaagaagaaagagagCACTTCCTCAGAATTGTTCGAGCTTTCAAGCATTACAA AGCCCATTCTTTGGATAGAATCGCTCGAACAGAAAGATTTCTGGCCAAACTACCTCACAGGCACAGGGGTCTGCTGGCAAGATACAGTGAGCACTTAGCTAATTTGAAAACATGCGTAGAAAACAATGATAAGATAATCAAGAAAATCACTAAGGATGTCTCCACGATATTTGAAAACTCGCATCTTGTGGACTCA AAATTGGCTGTCAGTTCACCATCAGCCCAGCCAAGCCCTGCGGACATGGAGAAAGTACAAGCTACTTTGAAGCAGTTTGTCCGTGACTGGAGTGAAGAAGGAAAATTAGAGCGGCAGGCTTGCTATCAGCCTATCATTGATGAACTTGAAAAATACTATCCAGAATCCGTACG ctCAAAACAAGAGCATAGGGTTTTGGTACCTGGTGCTGGACTGGGAAGACTAGCATATGAAATTGCAAGTCGAGGGTTTATGTGCCAAGGAAATGAATTCAGCTTATTTATGCTTTTTGGATCCAATTTCATTCTGAACAG ATGTGAAGGTCCTAATACACTCCAGGTTCACCCCTGGGTCCACCAGTCAGTCAACTGTCTCAACAGTGCAGATCAGACTCGTGGTGTAAGGTTTCCTGATGTCAATCCATCTTGCCTACCTCCACATGCCCATTTCTCAATGGCAGCTGGTGATTTCCTTGAG ATTTACACTGAAAACGATTACTGGGACTGTGTGGCAACATGTTTCTTCATTGATTGTGCCAATAATATTGTAGCTTTCATTGAAAccatttacaaaattattaaaccaG GTGGTATATGGATCAACCTAGGACCTTTACTCTATCATTTTGCTGATATGCTGGGAGAAGAATCCATTGAACCTAGCTATGAATTAGTGAAGGAGGTTATTCTTGGCATCGGTTTCATAATAGAG AAAGAAGAAACCGGAGTGAAGACAACATATGCTCAGAATCCATACTCATTGTTAAAATACGAGTATGACAGTGTATTCCTAGTTTGCCGAAAACCAGAGCAAAGTTTTTCCTACACAAATGGAACTCAAGAGGAAGTAGAAGATTCTGACTTTGAGGAGAGTCAGCCTGCAtaa